One window of Jatrophihabitans sp. genomic DNA carries:
- a CDS encoding SLC13 family permease produces the protein MTGTAVQLIAAAESSGSQDTRLILAALIGIAVIIALITFTKLHPFLSLTIGALLVGAIAGLGMDKTVTSFGAGVGATVASVGTLIALGAIFGKLLADSGGADQLVDTIVGRSSDRALPWAMALVGMIIGLPMFFEIGLVLLMPVILLVARRSGLPLMRVAIPTLAGLSAMHGFVPPHPGPLAAVGALNADLGLTLGLGVLVAVPTVVVGGPLFSRFAARWVDVPVPELFLGDAAAAEQARLDAARPGAGASAATGGAGGSALGSGTGAGSVAVSADDLVPSESRPRYRRPSFAVTLTTVLLPVVLMLAKAIAEVVNENGNGVAKRTLDFVGTPLIALLLAVLLAIYTFGIGLGFDKERLSRTVDEALPPIAGILLIVAAGGGLKQVLVDSGISKIIASWVEGSTVSPLLLAWFVAVLIRLATGSATVATITTAGILEPVAQTLSSTHLSLLVLAIGAGSLFFSHVNDAGFWLTKQYFGLSVSQNIKSWSIMETILSVSGILVVLALSVVI, from the coding sequence GTGACCGGCACCGCAGTGCAGCTGATCGCGGCGGCTGAAAGTTCTGGCAGCCAGGACACCCGGCTGATCCTGGCCGCCTTGATCGGCATCGCGGTGATCATCGCGCTGATCACCTTCACCAAATTGCACCCGTTCCTGAGCCTGACCATCGGCGCGTTGCTGGTCGGCGCGATCGCCGGGCTCGGCATGGACAAGACGGTGACCAGTTTCGGCGCCGGCGTCGGCGCCACCGTCGCCAGCGTCGGAACTCTCATCGCGCTGGGCGCCATCTTCGGAAAGCTGCTGGCCGACTCCGGCGGCGCCGACCAGCTCGTCGACACGATCGTCGGCCGGTCCAGCGACCGGGCGCTGCCCTGGGCGATGGCCCTGGTCGGCATGATCATCGGCCTGCCGATGTTCTTCGAGATCGGCCTGGTGCTGCTGATGCCGGTCATCCTGCTGGTGGCCCGGCGCTCCGGACTGCCGCTGATGCGAGTGGCGATTCCGACCCTGGCCGGGTTGTCGGCCATGCACGGCTTCGTGCCGCCGCACCCGGGCCCGCTGGCGGCGGTGGGGGCGCTGAACGCCGATCTGGGACTGACCCTGGGTCTCGGGGTGCTGGTAGCGGTGCCGACCGTGGTAGTCGGTGGACCGCTGTTCTCCCGGTTCGCCGCCCGCTGGGTCGACGTGCCGGTGCCCGAGCTGTTCCTGGGAGACGCCGCGGCCGCGGAGCAAGCCCGCCTCGACGCCGCCAGGCCTGGCGCCGGCGCCTCGGCCGCCACGGGCGGCGCGGGCGGATCAGCGCTCGGCAGCGGCACCGGGGCCGGCTCGGTCGCGGTCAGCGCCGATGACCTGGTCCCGTCGGAGTCCCGGCCGCGCTACCGCCGGCCGAGCTTCGCGGTCACCCTGACCACCGTGCTGCTGCCGGTCGTGCTGATGCTGGCCAAAGCGATCGCCGAGGTGGTGAACGAGAACGGCAACGGGGTCGCAAAGCGCACGCTGGACTTCGTCGGCACCCCGCTGATCGCCCTGCTGCTGGCGGTGCTGCTGGCGATCTACACCTTCGGCATCGGACTCGGCTTCGACAAGGAGCGGTTGTCCAGAACGGTCGACGAGGCGCTGCCGCCGATCGCCGGCATCCTGCTGATCGTGGCGGCCGGCGGCGGCCTCAAGCAGGTGCTGGTCGACAGCGGCATCTCCAAGATCATCGCGTCCTGGGTGGAGGGCAGCACCGTCTCGCCGCTGTTGCTGGCCTGGTTCGTGGCGGTGCTGATCCGGCTGGCGACCGGCTCGGCGACCGTCGCCACGATCACCACCGCGGGCATCCTGGAGCCGGTCGCCCAGACGCTGAGCAGCACGCACCTGTCGCTGCTGGTGCTTGCGATCGGCGCCGGCTCGCTGTTCTTCTCCCATGTCAACGACGCCGGATTCTGGCTGACCAAGCAGTACTTCGGGCTGTCGGTCAGCCAGAACATCAAGTCCTGGTCGATCATGGAGACCATCCTCTCGGTGAGCGGCATCCTGGTGGTGTTGGCTCTCAGCGTCGTGATCTGA
- a CDS encoding DUF1990 domain-containing protein, with protein sequence MASRYHRMKLSGPVGHGSAAFESASRAVLSLRMHRKAGVKMTMPTDTVRVGDVVRLRFGVGPVAMRGSCDVISVLDEPRRRGFRYRTRPDHPEEGEESFMVDWDADDRVLVTVESFARPNKLLIRLAGPLARVGAWLINRRYLWAVAKIVASETGGARPAGRTGSA encoded by the coding sequence GTGGCCTCCCGCTATCACCGCATGAAGCTCTCCGGCCCGGTCGGGCACGGCTCGGCGGCCTTCGAGTCGGCGTCCCGGGCAGTGCTCAGCCTGCGGATGCACCGCAAGGCCGGCGTCAAGATGACCATGCCGACCGACACGGTGCGGGTCGGTGACGTGGTCCGGCTGCGCTTCGGCGTCGGCCCGGTGGCGATGCGCGGCTCCTGCGACGTGATCTCGGTGCTGGACGAGCCGCGCCGGCGCGGCTTTCGTTACCGCACCCGGCCCGACCACCCCGAAGAGGGCGAGGAGAGCTTCATGGTGGACTGGGACGCCGATGACCGGGTGCTGGTGACAGTGGAGTCCTTCGCCCGCCCGAACAAGCTGCTGATCCGCCTTGCCGGCCCGCTGGCTCGGGTGGGGGCGTGGCTGATCAACCGCCGCTACCTGTGGGCCGTGGCGAAGATCGTGGCGAGCGAGACCGGCGGCGCGCGACCTGCCGGCCGGACCGGATCGGCATGA
- a CDS encoding gluconokinase — protein MDIGIHPTVVVMGVSGSGKTTVGVILAQQLGVPFADADDFHTPELKAKMAAGHPLTDADRWPWLDRLADWLRGEQDGAVLACSALRRSYRDVLRTASGRLCFLHLAGSADVVSERVGHRRNHYMPASLVQSQYATLEPLGPDEFGVALDFTLGPEQIVEQFLKEVQ, from the coding sequence ATGGACATCGGCATCCACCCCACGGTGGTCGTGATGGGCGTGTCGGGCAGCGGCAAGACCACGGTCGGGGTGATCCTGGCCCAGCAGCTCGGGGTCCCGTTCGCCGACGCCGACGACTTTCACACCCCGGAGCTCAAGGCCAAGATGGCCGCCGGGCATCCGCTGACCGACGCCGACCGCTGGCCGTGGCTGGACAGGCTGGCCGACTGGCTGCGCGGCGAGCAGGACGGGGCCGTGCTGGCGTGCTCGGCCCTGCGGCGCAGCTACCGCGACGTCCTCAGGACGGCCTCTGGCCGGCTGTGCTTCCTGCACCTGGCCGGCTCTGCCGACGTGGTCAGCGAGCGGGTCGGGCACCGGCGCAACCACTACATGCCGGCATCGCTGGTGCAGTCGCAGTACGCCACCCTCGAACCGCTGGGGCCGGATGAGTTCGGGGTGGCCCTCGACTTCACCCTGGGCCCCGAGCAGATCGTCGAACAATTCCTCAAGGAGGTTCAGTGA
- a CDS encoding DEAD/DEAH box helicase: MARPGARHLGESPEWRAGRTRRREQAASTGRRRPIDTEHPLLAALLTGCPPGETPLRHVEQVQPRPLTPAAWPSWAAPELLAALAATGIDAPWPHQVEAAEHAWAGDSVVIATGTASGKSLAYQLPMLSAVLAESRSRALYLSPTKALAADQHRALSALGLPGLRAATLDGDTPFEERDWIRQHANVVLSNPDLLHRTLLPQHQRYSGFLRRLRFVVIDECHHYRGLFGSHVSLVLRRLRRLCAAYGAAPVFVLASATSATPGQSASRLVGLPVRTVDSDRSPRGPRTFALWEPPLAVRGSSQDAEQPAPIRRAAGSEAARLLADLVIAGARTLVFTRSRRGAELTALSAKNHLVEAGAAELADRVAAYRGGYLAQERRALERSLTSGELLGVATTNALELGIDITGLDAVVLAGYPGTLASLWQQAGRAGRRGQDALVVFVARDDPLDTYLVNNPAAIFARPVEASVTDPANPHVLGPQLCCAAAELALTPADVELFGGPAAEPVLAALVERGLLRRRPAGWFWTDRNRPSANLRGAGQPVTVVESASGSLLGTVDAGTAPATVHPAAVYLHQGSSFVVEELDLEHGAALVRPEEPPWTTCAQEITDIAILATEQSAMLDGVSVQFGTVEVSHQVVSYQRRRFSGELLDETPLDMPLQRLVTKAVWYTLDEACVAEAGLDQPGLPGALHAAEHAAIGLLPLFASCDRWDIGGVSTAQHADTGRPTVFVYDGHPGGAGFAARGHAVLPDWLAATRAAIAGCECLTGCPSCIQSPKCGNGNHPLDKAGALLVLDAVLSRVITR, from the coding sequence CTGGCCCGACCTGGCGCGCGCCACCTCGGCGAGAGCCCAGAATGGAGAGCCGGCCGAACGCGCCGGCGCGAGCAGGCAGCCTCAACAGGCAGGAGGAGACCGATCGACACCGAGCACCCGCTGCTGGCCGCCCTGCTCACCGGCTGCCCGCCCGGCGAGACGCCGCTGCGCCACGTCGAGCAGGTTCAGCCACGCCCGTTGACCCCGGCTGCCTGGCCGTCCTGGGCAGCGCCAGAGCTCCTCGCCGCGCTGGCGGCCACCGGCATCGACGCGCCCTGGCCGCATCAGGTCGAGGCAGCCGAGCACGCCTGGGCAGGGGACTCGGTGGTGATCGCCACCGGCACGGCGTCGGGCAAGTCGCTGGCCTACCAGCTGCCGATGCTGTCGGCGGTGCTGGCCGAGAGCAGGTCCCGAGCGCTGTACCTGTCCCCCACCAAAGCCCTGGCCGCCGACCAGCACCGCGCGCTGAGCGCCCTGGGCCTGCCCGGTCTCCGGGCGGCCACCCTGGACGGCGACACCCCGTTCGAGGAGCGGGACTGGATTCGCCAGCACGCCAACGTGGTGCTGTCCAATCCCGACCTGCTGCACCGGACGCTGCTGCCCCAGCACCAGCGGTACTCCGGCTTCCTGCGCCGGCTGCGGTTCGTGGTGATCGACGAGTGCCACCACTACCGGGGCCTGTTCGGCTCCCACGTGTCGCTGGTGCTGCGCAGGCTGCGCCGGCTGTGCGCGGCCTACGGCGCCGCGCCGGTGTTCGTGCTGGCCTCGGCGACCTCGGCCACCCCCGGGCAGTCGGCCTCGCGGCTGGTCGGGCTGCCGGTGCGGACGGTGGATTCGGACCGCTCGCCGCGAGGCCCGCGGACCTTCGCGTTGTGGGAGCCGCCGCTGGCGGTGCGGGGCAGCAGCCAGGACGCTGAGCAGCCAGCGCCGATCCGGCGGGCCGCCGGGTCCGAGGCCGCCCGCCTGCTGGCCGACCTGGTGATCGCCGGCGCGCGCACCCTGGTGTTCACGCGGTCCCGGCGCGGCGCGGAGCTCACCGCGCTGAGCGCCAAGAACCACCTGGTCGAGGCCGGCGCGGCCGAGTTGGCAGACCGGGTCGCCGCCTACCGGGGCGGCTACCTGGCCCAGGAGCGCCGGGCGCTGGAGCGCTCGCTGACCAGCGGCGAGCTGCTGGGGGTGGCCACCACGAACGCTCTGGAGCTGGGCATCGACATCACCGGCCTGGACGCGGTGGTGCTGGCCGGCTATCCCGGAACGCTGGCCTCGCTGTGGCAACAGGCCGGTCGGGCCGGGCGCCGCGGCCAGGACGCGCTGGTGGTCTTCGTCGCCCGCGACGACCCGCTGGACACCTACCTGGTGAACAACCCGGCGGCCATCTTCGCCCGGCCGGTGGAGGCGAGCGTGACCGACCCGGCCAACCCGCACGTGCTGGGCCCGCAACTGTGCTGCGCGGCGGCCGAGCTGGCGTTGACCCCCGCCGACGTCGAGCTGTTCGGCGGCCCGGCGGCCGAGCCGGTGCTGGCCGCGCTGGTGGAACGGGGGCTGCTGCGCCGGCGGCCGGCCGGCTGGTTCTGGACCGACCGCAACCGCCCGAGCGCGAACCTGCGCGGCGCCGGTCAGCCGGTCACGGTGGTGGAGTCGGCCTCCGGCTCGCTGCTGGGCACCGTAGACGCCGGCACCGCCCCGGCCACCGTGCATCCGGCGGCGGTGTACCTGCACCAGGGCAGCTCGTTCGTGGTGGAGGAGTTGGACTTAGAGCACGGGGCGGCGCTGGTGCGTCCGGAGGAGCCGCCGTGGACCACCTGCGCGCAGGAGATCACCGACATCGCGATCCTGGCCACCGAGCAGAGCGCCATGCTGGACGGGGTCAGCGTTCAGTTCGGCACGGTCGAGGTCTCTCACCAGGTCGTCAGCTACCAGCGCCGCCGGTTCAGCGGTGAGCTGCTGGACGAGACGCCGCTGGACATGCCGCTGCAGCGGCTGGTCACCAAAGCCGTCTGGTACACCCTGGACGAGGCCTGTGTCGCCGAGGCCGGACTGGATCAGCCCGGGCTTCCCGGCGCTCTGCACGCCGCCGAGCACGCCGCCATCGGGTTGCTCCCGCTGTTCGCCAGCTGTGACCGCTGGGACATCGGCGGCGTGTCCACCGCCCAGCACGCCGACACCGGCCGGCCCACCGTCTTCGTCTACGACGGCCATCCTGGCGGCGCGGGCTTCGCGGCGCGCGGTCATGCGGTGCTGCCCGACTGGCTGGCCGCCACCCGGGCGGCCATCGCCGGCTGCGAGTGCCTGACCGGCTGCCCGTCCTGCATCCAGTCGCCCAAGTGCGGCAACGGCAATCACCCGCTGGACAAGGCCGGGGCTTTACTGGTGCTCGACGCGGTGCTGTCACGGGTGATCACCCGGTGA
- a CDS encoding STAS domain-containing protein — protein sequence MAEDAGMNLSLTASSTGAQTVLEVRGEVDVHSATQLQDRLFQIIGSGQQSVVVDLSWLAFIDSTGLGALVAVRNQAQQSGAVLRLVCGSARTLKLFRITGLDAVFDIYPTVPQAIAAG from the coding sequence ATGGCGGAGGACGCCGGGATGAACCTGAGCTTGACCGCGTCCAGCACCGGCGCCCAGACCGTGCTGGAGGTCCGCGGCGAGGTGGACGTGCACTCGGCCACCCAGTTGCAGGACCGGCTGTTCCAGATCATCGGCTCCGGTCAGCAGTCGGTCGTGGTCGATCTGAGCTGGCTGGCGTTCATCGACTCGACCGGCCTCGGGGCGTTGGTCGCGGTCCGCAACCAGGCCCAGCAGTCCGGCGCCGTGCTCAGGCTCGTCTGCGGGTCAGCGCGCACGCTCAAGCTGTTTCGGATCACCGGGCTCGACGCCGTCTTCGACATCTATCCCACGGTGCCGCAGGCGATCGCGGCCGGCTGA
- a CDS encoding VOC family protein encodes MTGQPPEPLFRAVDAVVVRVPSLEEGLAFYHDALGHELLWRTETMVALGFGDSETELVLALDVDPETDLLVEDVDDAVAVITRAGGTVVSGPDDIAVGKVAVVSDPFGNRLTLVDLTRGRLRPGG; translated from the coding sequence ATGACCGGGCAGCCGCCGGAGCCGTTGTTCCGGGCCGTGGACGCCGTCGTGGTGCGGGTGCCCTCGCTTGAGGAAGGGCTTGCCTTCTATCACGACGCGCTGGGCCACGAGCTGCTCTGGCGCACCGAGACGATGGTGGCGCTGGGGTTCGGCGACTCCGAGACCGAGCTGGTCCTCGCGCTCGACGTCGACCCCGAGACCGACCTGCTGGTCGAGGACGTCGACGACGCGGTCGCGGTGATCACGCGGGCCGGCGGCACGGTGGTCTCGGGACCGGATGACATCGCGGTGGGCAAGGTCGCCGTGGTGAGCGATCCGTTCGGCAACCGGCTTACCCTGGTGGACCTGACGAGGGGCCGGCTGCGCCCCGGCGGCTGA
- a CDS encoding sodium-translocating pyrophosphatase → MALSHPALVAQAELTDSVFSGGDRGLVAVIGLVAIIALIFSFVLFREVLSANQGTPKMVEIAEAVQEGAQAYLKRQFKTLSVVVAVVFLLLFALPADDAAQRIGRSIFFLVGAGFSGAIGYFGMWLATRANLRVAAAANNEGRERAIRIAFRTGGAVGMATVGLGLLGVAVVVFAYTDDAPKVLEGFGFGAATLAMFMRVGGGIFTKAADVGADLVGKVEAGIPEDDPRNAATIADNVGDNVGDCAGMAADLFESYAVTLVASLILGSVAFGTKGLLFPLIVPAIGVITAIIGVFITRARPNEGGLKTINRSFYISAAISVVLCAIAAFTYLPSEFSELKGVGEDFNGASLAEHTGNPAVIAISAVIIGIVLAAVILWLTGVYTGTEGKAVQDVGRSSLTGAATVILSGISIGFESAVYTALVIGAAVFGAFLLGGSSISVALFAVALAGCGLLTTVGVIVAMDTFGPVSDNAQGIAEMSGDVSPAGAQILTELDAVGNTTKAITKGIAIATAVLAATALFGSYQDAIREAVDKASGDITNNTNFATTIVSPNTLVGVIIGAAVVFMFSGLAVNAVSRAAGAVVYEVRRQFATRPGIMDGTERPEYGRVVDICTRDSLRELVTPGLLAVMAPIAVGFGLGVGPLAGYLGGAIATGTLMAVFLANSGGAWDNAKKLVEDGNHGGKGSDAHAATVIGDTVGDPFKDTAGPAINPLIKVMNLVSVLIAPAIVQFSVGEDANVGVRILIALIAVAVIIAAILIAKRRASSLNDDPTQVHAAATTV, encoded by the coding sequence ATGGCTTTATCCCACCCGGCGCTTGTCGCCCAGGCAGAGCTCACCGATTCGGTGTTCTCTGGTGGCGACAGGGGACTGGTGGCGGTGATCGGCCTCGTGGCCATCATCGCGCTGATCTTCTCATTCGTCCTGTTCCGCGAAGTTCTGAGCGCTAACCAGGGCACGCCGAAGATGGTCGAGATCGCCGAGGCGGTCCAGGAAGGCGCTCAGGCCTACCTCAAGCGTCAGTTCAAGACGCTTTCGGTGGTGGTCGCGGTCGTCTTCCTGCTGCTGTTCGCGCTACCGGCCGACGACGCCGCCCAGCGGATCGGCCGCTCGATCTTCTTCCTGGTCGGCGCCGGCTTCTCAGGCGCCATCGGGTACTTCGGCATGTGGCTGGCCACTCGCGCCAACCTGCGGGTAGCCGCCGCGGCCAACAACGAGGGCCGCGAACGCGCGATCCGGATCGCGTTCCGGACCGGCGGCGCGGTCGGCATGGCCACCGTGGGCCTGGGCCTGCTGGGTGTGGCCGTCGTCGTGTTCGCCTACACCGACGACGCGCCCAAGGTGCTCGAGGGCTTCGGCTTCGGCGCCGCGACCCTGGCCATGTTCATGCGTGTCGGCGGCGGCATCTTCACCAAGGCCGCTGACGTCGGCGCTGACCTGGTGGGCAAGGTCGAGGCCGGCATCCCCGAGGACGACCCGCGCAACGCCGCGACCATCGCCGACAACGTCGGTGACAACGTCGGTGACTGCGCCGGCATGGCGGCAGACCTCTTCGAGTCCTACGCCGTGACCCTGGTCGCCTCGCTGATCCTGGGCTCGGTGGCCTTCGGGACCAAGGGCCTGCTGTTCCCGCTGATCGTGCCTGCCATCGGCGTGATCACCGCGATCATCGGCGTCTTCATCACCCGGGCCCGGCCCAACGAGGGCGGCCTGAAAACCATCAACCGCAGCTTCTACATCTCCGCCGCGATCTCGGTGGTGCTCTGCGCCATCGCCGCCTTCACCTACCTGCCGAGCGAGTTCTCCGAGCTCAAGGGAGTCGGCGAGGACTTCAACGGCGCCAGCCTCGCCGAGCACACCGGCAACCCGGCTGTGATCGCCATCTCCGCGGTGATCATCGGAATCGTGCTGGCCGCGGTGATCCTGTGGCTGACCGGCGTCTACACCGGCACCGAGGGCAAGGCTGTGCAGGACGTTGGACGCAGCTCGCTGACCGGCGCCGCCACCGTGATCCTGTCCGGTATCTCCATCGGCTTCGAGTCGGCCGTCTACACCGCCCTGGTCATCGGGGCCGCTGTGTTCGGCGCGTTCCTGCTCGGTGGCTCCTCGATCTCGGTCGCCCTGTTCGCGGTGGCCTTGGCCGGTTGCGGGCTGCTCACCACGGTCGGCGTGATCGTGGCGATGGACACCTTCGGCCCGGTCTCGGACAACGCCCAGGGCATCGCCGAGATGTCCGGGGACGTCAGCCCGGCCGGCGCCCAGATCCTGACCGAGCTCGACGCGGTCGGCAACACCACCAAGGCGATCACCAAGGGCATCGCGATCGCCACCGCGGTGCTGGCGGCGACCGCGTTGTTCGGCTCGTACCAGGACGCCATCCGCGAGGCGGTCGACAAGGCCAGTGGTGACATCACCAACAACACCAACTTCGCCACCACGATCGTCAGCCCGAACACCCTGGTGGGCGTCATCATCGGCGCGGCCGTGGTGTTCATGTTCTCCGGCCTGGCCGTCAACGCGGTGTCCCGGGCAGCCGGCGCCGTGGTCTACGAGGTGCGCCGCCAGTTCGCCACCCGGCCGGGCATCATGGACGGCACCGAGCGGCCCGAGTACGGCCGGGTCGTCGACATCTGCACCCGTGACTCGCTTCGCGAGCTGGTCACCCCCGGCCTGCTCGCGGTGATGGCTCCCATCGCCGTCGGGTTCGGACTGGGCGTCGGCCCGCTGGCCGGCTACCTCGGCGGCGCCATCGCCACCGGCACCCTGATGGCCGTGTTCCTGGCCAACTCCGGCGGCGCGTGGGACAACGCCAAGAAGCTGGTCGAGGACGGCAACCACGGCGGCAAGGGCTCTGACGCCCACGCCGCGACCGTCATCGGAGACACCGTCGGCGACCCGTTCAAGGACACCGCGGGACCGGCGATCAACCCGCTGATCAAGGTGATGAACCTGGTGTCGGTGCTGATCGCGCCGGCCATCGTCCAGTTCTCGGTCGGCGAGGACGCCAACGTGGGCGTCCGGATCCTCATCGCCCTGATCGCCGTGGCCGTCATCATCGCGGCCATCCTGATCGCCAAGCGGCGGGCGTCCAGCCTCAACGACGACCCGACGCAGGTCCACGCCGCGGCGACCACCGTCTGA
- the topA gene encoding type I DNA topoisomerase — MAQARGKKAGTGNKLVIVESPAKAKTIGGYLGPGYTVEASIGHIRDLPRNAADVPAAYKGQPWARLGVNTEADFEPLYVISPDRKQQVSKLKALVKDADEIYLATDEDREGEAIAWHLVQTLKPTVPVRRMVFHEITPAAIARAVAEPRDIDAHLVDAQETRRILDRLYGYEVSPVLWKKVLPRLSAGRVQSVATRIVVERERQRMAFHTANYWDIEGSFTPAVRKDGDPEHFSATLVALDDERIATGKDFDPATGRASSEVLHLDESGARGLAARLAGVDFSVTRVEEKPYRRRPYPPFMTSTLQQEAGRKLRWSSQVTMRVAQRLYENGYITYMRTDSTNLSETALTAARSQARDLYGDAYVPAEPRHYSRKVKNAQEAHEAIRPAGDSFRTPGQLASALSSDEFRLYELIWQRTLASQMSDAVGTTMSIRLAGSSVAGERAEFATSGRTITFPGFLRAYVEDQDETVDSSASAGGSAESGRDDSEKRLPQLDRGDGLGVRSLEPTGHSTSPPSRYTEASLVKAMEELGIGRPSTYASIMQTIQDRGYVWKKGAALVPSWVAFAVVGLLEGHFARLVDYGFTASVENDLDSIAGGATSRVDWLRRFYFGANEAERQAEKGVDDGRISSQGGLKKLIAERLEDIDARGVNSLQLFGPDSDIVVRVGRYGPYVQQGGAESERRASVPEDLAPDELTPEKVEELLSAPSGDFEIGVDPETGREITGKNGRFGPYVTDGERTASLFKTMSLDTLTVEDAAKLLTLPRVVGIDPTAEDRKAAEITAQNGRYGPYIKRGTDSRSLESEEQLFTVTLDEALAIFAQPKLRGRRAAAAPPLKELGVDPVSQKPMVVKDGRFGPYVTDGETNASLRRDDSVEALTDERASELLADRRARGPVKKAAKRTAAKKTPAKKAAAKKTVAKKAAKTPATKAAAKKAPVAAGAEPT; from the coding sequence GTGGCACAGGCACGCGGGAAGAAGGCGGGCACCGGCAACAAGCTGGTGATCGTGGAGTCCCCTGCGAAGGCGAAGACGATCGGCGGTTACCTCGGCCCGGGGTACACCGTCGAGGCGTCCATAGGCCATATCAGGGACCTGCCCCGCAACGCCGCTGATGTGCCGGCCGCCTACAAGGGTCAGCCGTGGGCCAGGCTGGGCGTCAACACCGAAGCCGATTTCGAGCCGCTGTACGTGATCAGCCCCGACCGCAAGCAGCAGGTCAGCAAGCTCAAGGCCCTGGTCAAGGACGCCGACGAGATCTACCTGGCCACTGATGAGGACCGCGAGGGCGAGGCGATCGCCTGGCACCTGGTGCAGACCCTCAAGCCCACCGTCCCGGTCCGCCGGATGGTGTTCCACGAGATCACCCCGGCCGCGATCGCCCGGGCGGTGGCCGAGCCGCGCGACATCGACGCCCACCTGGTCGACGCTCAGGAGACCCGCCGGATCCTGGACCGGCTTTATGGCTACGAAGTGTCACCGGTGCTGTGGAAGAAGGTGCTGCCGCGGCTGTCGGCCGGCCGGGTGCAGTCGGTGGCCACCAGGATCGTGGTCGAGCGCGAGCGGCAGCGGATGGCCTTTCACACCGCGAACTACTGGGACATCGAAGGCTCCTTCACTCCCGCTGTGCGCAAGGATGGCGATCCCGAGCATTTCAGCGCCACCCTGGTGGCCCTGGACGACGAGCGGATCGCCACCGGCAAGGACTTCGACCCCGCGACCGGTCGCGCCTCCAGCGAGGTGCTGCACCTGGACGAGTCCGGCGCCCGTGGCCTGGCAGCCCGGCTGGCAGGCGTCGACTTCTCGGTGACCCGGGTCGAGGAGAAGCCCTACCGGCGCCGGCCCTACCCGCCGTTCATGACCTCGACGCTGCAGCAGGAGGCCGGCCGCAAGCTGCGCTGGTCCTCCCAGGTCACCATGCGGGTGGCCCAGCGGCTGTACGAGAACGGCTACATCACCTACATGCGCACCGACTCGACGAACCTGTCCGAGACGGCGTTGACGGCGGCCCGCTCCCAGGCCCGCGACCTCTACGGCGACGCCTACGTCCCGGCCGAGCCGCGCCACTACAGCCGCAAGGTCAAGAACGCCCAGGAGGCGCACGAGGCCATCCGGCCGGCCGGCGACTCCTTCCGCACTCCCGGCCAGCTGGCCTCGGCGCTGTCTTCGGACGAGTTCCGCCTCTACGAGCTGATCTGGCAGCGCACCCTGGCCTCGCAGATGTCCGACGCGGTCGGCACCACCATGTCGATCCGGCTGGCCGGGTCCTCGGTGGCCGGGGAGCGGGCCGAGTTCGCCACCTCCGGGCGGACCATCACCTTCCCAGGGTTCCTGCGGGCCTACGTCGAGGACCAGGATGAGACAGTCGACTCCTCTGCTTCCGCTGGCGGCTCGGCGGAGTCCGGCCGTGACGACAGCGAGAAGCGGCTGCCGCAACTGGACCGCGGCGACGGGCTCGGGGTGCGCTCGCTGGAGCCGACCGGGCACTCGACCAGCCCGCCGTCGCGCTACACCGAGGCGTCGCTGGTGAAGGCGATGGAGGAGCTCGGGATCGGCCGGCCGTCCACCTACGCCTCGATCATGCAGACGATCCAGGACCGCGGCTACGTCTGGAAGAAGGGCGCCGCGCTGGTGCCGTCCTGGGTGGCCTTCGCGGTGGTCGGCCTGCTTGAGGGGCACTTCGCCCGGCTGGTGGACTACGGCTTCACCGCCTCCGTCGAGAACGACCTGGACTCGATCGCCGGCGGCGCCACGTCGCGGGTCGACTGGCTGCGCAGGTTCTACTTCGGCGCCAACGAGGCTGAGAGGCAGGCCGAGAAGGGCGTCGACGACGGCCGGATCTCCTCTCAGGGCGGGTTGAAGAAGCTGATCGCCGAGCGCCTGGAAGACATCGACGCCCGTGGCGTCAACTCGCTCCAGCTGTTCGGACCCGACAGCGACATCGTGGTGCGGGTCGGGCGCTACGGGCCCTACGTGCAGCAGGGCGGCGCGGAGTCCGAGCGCCGCGCCTCGGTCCCTGAGGACCTGGCGCCGGACGAGCTGACGCCGGAGAAGGTCGAGGAGCTGCTGTCTGCGCCGTCGGGTGACTTCGAGATCGGGGTCGATCCCGAGACCGGTCGTGAGATCACCGGCAAGAACGGCCGGTTCGGGCCCTACGTCACCGACGGTGAGCGGACCGCGTCGCTGTTCAAGACGATGTCGTTGGACACCCTGACCGTCGAGGACGCCGCCAAGCTGCTGACCCTGCCCCGGGTGGTGGGGATCGACCCGACGGCCGAGGACCGCAAGGCCGCCGAGATCACCGCCCAGAACGGCCGCTACGGCCCCTACATCAAGCGCGGCACGGACTCCCGGTCCCTGGAGTCGGAGGAGCAGCTGTTCACCGTCACCCTGGACGAGGCGCTGGCGATCTTCGCCCAGCCCAAGCTGCGGGGCCGCCGGGCCGCCGCCGCGCCACCGCTGAAGGAGCTCGGGGTCGACCCGGTCTCGCAGAAGCCGATGGTGGTCAAGGACGGCCGGTTCGGGCCCTACGTCACCGACGGCGAGACCAACGCCTCGTTGCGCCGCGACGACTCGGTCGAGGCGCTCACCGACGAGCGGGCCTCTGAGCTGCTGGCCGACCGGCGGGCTCGCGGGCCGGTGAAGAAGGCCGCCAAGCGGACGGCCGCGAAGAAGACGCCGGCCAAGAAGGCGGCCGCGAAGAAGACGGTCGCCAAGAAGGCTGCCAAGACTCCTGCCACCAAGGCCGCCGCCAAGAAGGCGCCCGTGGCGGCAGGCGCGGAGCCGACCTGA